The genomic stretch cacacacacacacacacagaggcatatcAGAGGCTgcaaatcaaagacaaaaagaaaatcctgggGGGCTGTGGCCTGGCTGCAGGAAGCGGAGGCCGCCTAGGCATCAGTGCTGTGCACTCAGCTGCAAGGAGCTTGGCACCAGGGCTCTGCGGGGCTCGCGGTGCAGGTGAGCAAAACATGACAGAAACAGATGACTTCCCTATGAGAAGGGTAAAAACACaaccgaaatgcaaaaaaagatttgtgcagtgtatggagaaggtgctgtgactgatcaaacgtgtcaaaagtggtttgcaaaacTTCATGCTGGAGACTGCCCACTGAacgatgctccatggtcaggtagaccagctgaagttgacagcgatcaaatcaagacattaattgaagacaatcaacattataccacacaggagataggtgacatactcaaaatatccaaatcaagcgctgaaTATCATCTACACCaacttggttatgttaatcactttgacgtttgggttccacataagtgaaaaaaaaccttcttgaccatatttccacatgtgattctttacgtaatgaaaacattccatttttaaaacaaattgtgacgggggatgaaaagtggatactgtacaataatatggaacagaagagattgtggggcaagcaaAAGGAACCACCActaaccacaccaaaggccggtcttcatccaaagaaggtgatgttgtatatatggtgggattggaagggagtcctctattatgagctccttctggaaaatgaaacaattcattccaacaagtactgctcccaattagaccaactgaaagcagcactcgacaaaaagtgtccggaattagtcaacagaaaacacataatcttgcatcaggataatgcaagactgcatgtttctttgatgaccaggcaaaaactgttacagcttggctgggaagttctgattcgcCTGCCATATttaccagacattgcaccttcggatttccatttattttggtctttacaaaattctcttaatggaaaaaatttcaatttcccggaagactgtaaaaggcccctggaacagttctttgctcaaaaagataaaaagttttgggaagatggaattgaagtagcctgaaaaatggcagaaggtaatggaacaaaacagtgaatacgttgttcaataaagttcttggtgaaaatggcAAATGTGTCTTTTTACTTAAataccaaaggaactttttggccaccccaatatTTCAGGACTTTCCTTGCCAGTATGGCTGGGAGGCTTTCCTGGGGCACACCAGTGGTCTGTCTGCCTGGCAGAGGAGGAGGATGCAGCAGACCTCTATCTACTCTATATGTTGACCTTGGGCTTGGAGGAGCTTATTATTTAATATGGCTTAAgtgattgttttttaaacttttcataaaCAGAGAAGTGTTTGATACGGCAGAAACGTACAAAAGGGACCGTAAGAGGAGAGGAATTGCTTTAATCTTCAATCATGAGAGGATCTTCCTGCACTTAACCCTGCCAGACAGGCGGGGCACCAGGGCCGACAGAGACAATCTTAAGCACAGGTTTTCAGATCTAGGATTTGAAGTGAAATGCTTTGATGATCTTAAAGCAGAAGAACTACTGCTCAAAATTCATGAGGCGTCAACCGCTAGCCACGCAGACACCAtttgctttttgtgtgttttcctgAGTCATGGTGAAGGCAACCACATCTATGCATATGATGCCAAAATTGAAATTCAGACATTGACTGGCTTGTTCAAAGGAGACAAGTGTCAGAGCCTGGTTGGAAGACCCAAGATATTTAACATTCAGGCATGTCAGGGAAACCAGCAGGATGTGCCAGTCATCCCTTTGGATGTAGTGGATCATCAGACAGACAAGCTGGATGTCAACCTAACCCAGGTGGATGCAGCCTCAGTTTATACACTTCCTGCTGGAGCAGACTTCCTCATGTGTTACTCTGTGGCAGAAGGTTATTATTTTCATCGGGAAACTGTGACTGGCTCATGATACATTCAAGATTTGTGCGAGATGCTGAGAAAATTCAGCTCCTCCTTAGAGTTCACAGAACTCCTCATGCTGGTGAACAGGCAAGTTTCTCAGTGCCTAGTGAATATCTGCAGAGACCCAAGTGCAATTGGAAAGAAGCAGGTGCCCTGCTTTGCCTCAATGCTAACTAAAAAGCTGCATTTCTTTCCAAAATCTAAATGATAGGtgctattttgttttatgtatctgtatttttatataaagaagTATCACTAAATACTTAAATTGAAGCAATTTAAATGGTAcagcaattttaaatgtttaaatgagagaacttaaaaaaaatagttcatatTGGACATGGTGAAGGGGTTTTATATATGTAGAAATGAAATCCTCAGGAAATTCCtataaataaaaatccacaagCATTTGTAATACTTGACTTTTGTAGTAAATTGCAAGGTTACTCAAAATATCTGACTGATTTAACTTGTATTTTGtgacattttataaaactttataatgtttttaaaagtttctgaaagctaaaaaaaaaaaagaaagaaagaaagaaagtctcaAACCcagtgggaaaaaatgaaacattaaatagAAAGGAACGAAGATAAAAATTTCAGAAGACACCTTGTCAGAAGGCATGCAAGTAAGACAATGAAGCAACATCTTCGAAGTACTGAAAGAAATAAACTGTCAACACAGAACTCTATACttagtgaaaatatccttcagaaatgaaggagaaataactGCAATAGGCAAACAAAACCTGAAAGAATTCATTACCAAAAGACCTACACTACAAGAAGTACTAAATGAGGTTTTATAGTCAAAAGGAATATGATACCAGACAGAAATttggatctacacaaagaaatgaaaagtgttAGAAATGGAACAAATGAATGTCAAatataattcttctttttctgatatttaattgCTATAAAAGGTAAttgaatgtttaaagaaaatcagcaaactatggcctgcaaACAAAATGCAGCCCTCAGTCTGTTTTTGTATGACCTGTGAGCTAAggatggtttttatatttttaaagtgttgtttcagaaaaaaaagaatatgcagcAGAGACCATATGTGGCCTCAGagcaaaatatttacattctgggcctttacaaaaaaaaaggtttgctGACCCTCggtctaaaacaaaaacaataacaatatttTGCTTACAgcacatgtagaaaacaaaatgataataacaataacacaaAGGATGGAAGAGAAGGGTTGGAAATATACTGCTTAAAGTTCCTTAGACTACACATGCAACAGTGTAATATTACTTGAAAGTAGACTctgattaattaaatatatatagatataaataaacaCTCTAGGGGAATcactaaaaatgttaaagaagcATAAATAAGAAGTGGAGATAAAAGGGAATCAAGAAATGCTCAGGTAATAGGGAAAAatggaacagagagaaaataactaGCAAGATGGTAGGTTTTTAATTAAGCCACATTAACACCACAGTAAATGTGAATGGTCTAATACACCA from Physeter macrocephalus isolate SW-GA chromosome 2, ASM283717v5, whole genome shotgun sequence encodes the following:
- the LOC102980899 gene encoding LOW QUALITY PROTEIN: caspase-6-like (The sequence of the model RefSeq protein was modified relative to this genomic sequence to represent the inferred CDS: substituted 1 base at 1 genomic stop codon), which translates into the protein MTETDDFFINREVFDTAETYKRDRKRRGIALIFNHERIFLHLTLPDRRGTRADRDNLKHRFSDLGFEVKCFDDLKAEELLLKIHEASTASHADTICFLCVFLSHGEGNHIYAYDAKIEIQTLTGLFKGDKCQSLVGRPKIFNIQACQGNQQDVPVIPLDVVDHQTDKLDVNLTQVDAASVYTLPAGADFLMCYSVAEGYYFHRETVTGSXYIQDLCEMLRKFSSSLEFTELLMLVNRQVSQCLVNICRDPSAIGKKQVPCFASMLTKKLHFFPKSK